A genomic window from Cricetulus griseus strain 17A/GY chromosome 4, alternate assembly CriGri-PICRH-1.0, whole genome shotgun sequence includes:
- the LOC113835649 gene encoding keratin-associated protein 6-2-like yields the protein MCCNYYGSSCGYGCGYRSGYGCGYGSGYGCGYGSGYGCGYGSGYGCGYGSGYGCGYGSGYGCGYGSGCGSGCGYGTYYRSSCCGYQPSCYRRCYSCC from the coding sequence ATGTGTTGTAACTACTATGGCAGCTCCTGTGGCTATGGCTGTGGATACCGCTCTGGCTATGGCTGTGGATACGGCTCTGGCTATGGCTGTGGATACGGCTCTGGCTATGGCTGTGGCTATGGCTCTGGCTATGGCTGTGGATACGGCTCTGGCTATGGCTGTGGATACGGCTCTGGCTATGGCTGTGGATACGGCTCTGGCTGTGGAAGTGGCTGTGGATATGGCACCTACTACAGGTCTAGCTGCTGTGGATACCAACCATCTTGCTACAGAAGATGCTATTCCTGCTGCTAG